From Cyprinus carpio isolate SPL01 chromosome A7, ASM1834038v1, whole genome shotgun sequence, a single genomic window includes:
- the LOC109094334 gene encoding breast cancer metastasis-suppressor 1 homolog isoform X1 gives MPAQPAARDPEEEMETEADPEVPQTNGEVEDEREGGDAEETMEESGEERDSDLEESEPEEEEEEEEESSEMDDEDCERRRLQCLDEMSDLEKQFLQLKDKLFQERLNQVKMKLDEVLTGKAGEYREPLATLQQNLQQRTQVAGVYRELCLQVVRHKHECEVQGASQHLESERTLLFDAMKTELLEKIHRLEEDKQSIDITSAPFPSSRTLHSNKWWNDEVRMKKCKKRSHLIRPDRKKKASLVSGPYIVYMLRDIDILEDWTAIKKAKAALMPLKKKADNRQVPVQCEGGDLFCDGERFSKGSSVVLEVNDDSPAQAVITGISTGEVWFKLTDGTKTKIYISQLQKGKYTIRKA, from the exons ATGCCAGCTCAGCCGGCTGCCAGAgatccagaggaggagatggagaCAGAGGCCGACCCTGAGGTTCCTCAGACTAACGGTGAGGTGGAGGACGAGCGAGAGGGAGGAGATGCAGAGGAGACAATGGAGGAGAGTGGAGAGGAGAGGGACAGCGACCTGGAGGAGAGTGAgccagaggaggaagaggaagaagaggaagaaagttCAG AAATGGATGATGAAGATTGTGAGAGAAGACGATTACAGTGCCTagatgaaatgtctgatctggaAAAACAATTCCTGCAGTTAAAAGACAA GCTTTTTCAAGAACGTCTGAACCAGGTTAAAATGAAGCTGGACGAGGTTTTGACAGGAAAGGCGGGAGAGTACAGAGAACCCTTGGCAACACTGCAGCAGAACCTACAGCAGAGGACACAAGTGGCAG GTGTGTATAGAGAACTTTGTCTGCAGGTGGTCAGACACAAACATGAATGTGAAGTGCAGGGGGCAAGCCAGCATCTAGAG AGTGAGAGGACACTCTTGTTTGATGCCATGAAAACAGAACTGCTGGAGAAGATCCACAGACTGGAGGAGGACAAACAGAGCATAGATATCACCTCag CGCCTTTCCCAAGCTCAAGGACGCTTCACAGTAACA AGTGGTGGAATGATGAAGTTAGGATGAAGAAGTGTAAGAAAAGGAGTCACCTGATTCGCCCAGACAGGAAGAAGAAGGCATCTCTTGTGTCAG GGCCATACATAGTGTATATGCTGAGAGACATCGACATACTAGAGGACTGGACGGCCATCAAGAAG gcAAAAGCGGCACTGATGCCCCTGAAGAAGAAAGCAGACA ACAGGCAGGTGCCCGTGCAATGTGAAGGTGGGGATCTCTTCTGTGATGGAGAGAGATTCTCCAAAGGCAGCAGTGTCGTTCTAGAAGTCAATGACGACAGCCCAGCACA GGCCGTAATAACAGGGATCAGCACAGGAGAGGTCTGGTTCAAGCTCACAGATGGCaccaaaaccaaaatatacaTCTCCCAACTTCAGAAAGGCAAATACACCATACGAAAAGCTTAG
- the LOC109094334 gene encoding breast cancer metastasis-suppressor 1 homolog isoform X3 yields the protein MPAQPAARDPEEEMETEADPEVPQTNGEVEDEREGGDAEETMEESGEERDSDLEESEPEEEEEEEEESSEMDDEDCERRRLQCLDEMSDLEKQFLQLKDKLFQERLNQVKMKLDEVLTGKAGEYREPLATLQQNLQQRTQVAGVYRELCLQVVRHKHECEVQGASQHLESERTLLFDAMKTELLEKIHRLEEDKQSIDITSAPFPSSRTLHSNKWWNDEVRMKKCKKRSHLIRPDRKKKASLVSGPYIVYMLRDIDILEDWTAIKKAKAALMPLKKKADRP from the exons ATGCCAGCTCAGCCGGCTGCCAGAgatccagaggaggagatggagaCAGAGGCCGACCCTGAGGTTCCTCAGACTAACGGTGAGGTGGAGGACGAGCGAGAGGGAGGAGATGCAGAGGAGACAATGGAGGAGAGTGGAGAGGAGAGGGACAGCGACCTGGAGGAGAGTGAgccagaggaggaagaggaagaagaggaagaaagttCAG AAATGGATGATGAAGATTGTGAGAGAAGACGATTACAGTGCCTagatgaaatgtctgatctggaAAAACAATTCCTGCAGTTAAAAGACAA GCTTTTTCAAGAACGTCTGAACCAGGTTAAAATGAAGCTGGACGAGGTTTTGACAGGAAAGGCGGGAGAGTACAGAGAACCCTTGGCAACACTGCAGCAGAACCTACAGCAGAGGACACAAGTGGCAG GTGTGTATAGAGAACTTTGTCTGCAGGTGGTCAGACACAAACATGAATGTGAAGTGCAGGGGGCAAGCCAGCATCTAGAG AGTGAGAGGACACTCTTGTTTGATGCCATGAAAACAGAACTGCTGGAGAAGATCCACAGACTGGAGGAGGACAAACAGAGCATAGATATCACCTCag CGCCTTTCCCAAGCTCAAGGACGCTTCACAGTAACA AGTGGTGGAATGATGAAGTTAGGATGAAGAAGTGTAAGAAAAGGAGTCACCTGATTCGCCCAGACAGGAAGAAGAAGGCATCTCTTGTGTCAG GGCCATACATAGTGTATATGCTGAGAGACATCGACATACTAGAGGACTGGACGGCCATCAAGAAG gcAAAAGCGGCACTGATGCCCCTGAAGAAGAAAGCAGACA GGCCGTAA
- the LOC109094334 gene encoding breast cancer metastasis-suppressor 1 homolog isoform X2, which yields MPAQPAARDPEEEMETEADPEVPQTNGEVEDEREGGDAEETMEESGEERDSDLEESEPEEEEEEEEESSEMDDEDCERRRLQCLDEMSDLEKQFLQLKDKLFQERLNQVKMKLDEVLTGKAGEYREPLATLQQNLQQRTQVAGVYRELCLQVVRHKHECEVQGASQHLESERTLLFDAMKTELLEKIHRLEEDKQSIDITSEWWNDEVRMKKCKKRSHLIRPDRKKKASLVSGPYIVYMLRDIDILEDWTAIKKAKAALMPLKKKADNRQVPVQCEGGDLFCDGERFSKGSSVVLEVNDDSPAQAVITGISTGEVWFKLTDGTKTKIYISQLQKGKYTIRKA from the exons ATGCCAGCTCAGCCGGCTGCCAGAgatccagaggaggagatggagaCAGAGGCCGACCCTGAGGTTCCTCAGACTAACGGTGAGGTGGAGGACGAGCGAGAGGGAGGAGATGCAGAGGAGACAATGGAGGAGAGTGGAGAGGAGAGGGACAGCGACCTGGAGGAGAGTGAgccagaggaggaagaggaagaagaggaagaaagttCAG AAATGGATGATGAAGATTGTGAGAGAAGACGATTACAGTGCCTagatgaaatgtctgatctggaAAAACAATTCCTGCAGTTAAAAGACAA GCTTTTTCAAGAACGTCTGAACCAGGTTAAAATGAAGCTGGACGAGGTTTTGACAGGAAAGGCGGGAGAGTACAGAGAACCCTTGGCAACACTGCAGCAGAACCTACAGCAGAGGACACAAGTGGCAG GTGTGTATAGAGAACTTTGTCTGCAGGTGGTCAGACACAAACATGAATGTGAAGTGCAGGGGGCAAGCCAGCATCTAGAG AGTGAGAGGACACTCTTGTTTGATGCCATGAAAACAGAACTGCTGGAGAAGATCCACAGACTGGAGGAGGACAAACAGAGCATAGATATCACCTCag AGTGGTGGAATGATGAAGTTAGGATGAAGAAGTGTAAGAAAAGGAGTCACCTGATTCGCCCAGACAGGAAGAAGAAGGCATCTCTTGTGTCAG GGCCATACATAGTGTATATGCTGAGAGACATCGACATACTAGAGGACTGGACGGCCATCAAGAAG gcAAAAGCGGCACTGATGCCCCTGAAGAAGAAAGCAGACA ACAGGCAGGTGCCCGTGCAATGTGAAGGTGGGGATCTCTTCTGTGATGGAGAGAGATTCTCCAAAGGCAGCAGTGTCGTTCTAGAAGTCAATGACGACAGCCCAGCACA GGCCGTAATAACAGGGATCAGCACAGGAGAGGTCTGGTTCAAGCTCACAGATGGCaccaaaaccaaaatatacaTCTCCCAACTTCAGAAAGGCAAATACACCATACGAAAAGCTTAG